One Balaenoptera ricei isolate mBalRic1 chromosome 16, mBalRic1.hap2, whole genome shotgun sequence genomic window carries:
- the TACR2 gene encoding substance-K receptor, which translates to MGACAMVTDTNISSGLESNTTDITAFSMPGWQLALWAAAYLALVLVAVMGNAAVIWIILAHQKMCTVTNYFTVNLALADLCMAAFNAAFNFVYASYNIWYFGRAFCCFQNLFPITAMFVSIYSMTAIATDRCMAIVHAFQPRLSVPSTRAVIAGIWLVALALTFPQCFYSTITMDQGATKRVVAWPEDSGGKMHLLYHLAVIALFYFLPLVVMFVAYSVIGLTLWRRTVSGYEAHGANLRHLQAKKFVKTMVLVVVTFAICWLPYHLYFILGSFQEDVYCHKFIQQVYLALFWLAMSFTMYNPIIYCCLNHRFRSGFRLAFRCCPWVTPTEEDKIERTHTSSLSTRVNRCHTKETLFVAGDVAPSGAANGQAGSLQAEVSTDP; encoded by the exons ATGGGAGCCTGTGCCATGGTGACTGACACCAACATCTCGTCTGGCCTTGAGAGCAACACCACGGATATCACAGCCTTCTCCATGCCTGGCTGGCAGCTGGCATTGTGGGCAGCAGCCTACCTGGCCCTGGTGCTGGTGGCTGTGATGGGCAATGCTGCAGTTATCTGGATCATCCTGGCCCATCAGAAGATGTGCACGGTCACCAACTACTTCACTGTCAACCTGGCCCTGGCCGACCTCTGCATGGCCGCCTTCAACGCAGCCTTCAACTTCGTCTACGCCAGCTACAACATCTGGTACTTTGGCCGTGCCTTCTGCTGCTTCCAGAACCTCTTCCCCATCACAGCCATGTTTGTCAGCATCTACTCCATGACCGCCATCGCCACCGACAG GTGCATGGCCATCGTCCACGCCTTCCAGCCACGGCTCTCGGTCCCCAGCACCAGAGCAGTAATTGCTGGCATCTGGCTGGTGGCCCTGGCCCTCACCTTCCCTCAGTGTTTCTACTCCACCATCACCATGGACCAGGGTGCCACCAAGCGCGTGGTGGCCTGGCCCGAAGACAGCGGCGGCAAGATGCACCTTTT GTACCACCTCGCGGTGATAGCCCTCTTTTACTTCCTGCCTCTCGTGGTGATGTTCGTCGCCTACAGTGTCATCGGCCTCACGCTCTGGAGACGCACTGTCTCAGGGTACGAGGCGCATGGCGCCAACTTGCGCCACCTGCAGGCCAAGAAG TTTGTGAAGAccatggtgctggtggtggtgacaTTTGCCATCTGCTGGCTGCCCTACCACCTCTACTTCATCCTGGGCAGCTTCCAGGAGGACGTCTACTGCCACAAGTTCATCCAGCAGGTCTACCTGGCGCTCTTCTGGCTGGCCATGAGCTTCACCATGTACAATCCCATCATTTATTGCTGCCTCAACCACAG GTTTCGCTCTGGATTCCGGCTTGCTTTCCGTTGCTGCCCATGGGTCACGCCAACTGAGGAGGACAAGATTGAGCGGACTCACACCTCATCCCTTTCCACGAGGGTCAACAGGTGTCACACTAAAGAGACTTTGTTCGTGGCTGGGGATGTGGCCCCCTCTGGGGCTGCCAATGGGCAGGCTGGAAGTCTGCAAGCTGAAGTGTCTACTGACCCCTGA